In the genome of Falco naumanni isolate bFalNau1 chromosome 5, bFalNau1.pat, whole genome shotgun sequence, the window AAAGCAGTGAATTATTCAAGCACTTTGACCATATTTACTCTGCTGCAAGAAGCGGAAAAACTGGAACTAACTGAATTACAGTCATATGGGTTAAACGGCTCATAGGATTGACAAAAGTAGTCCTTGCCTTGAGACTATGAGGCAAATTTAAAGGACAGAAGTGCTAAATTACAGCATCAAGAAAGTATCTCAATTAAGTACTTTTAGCATATATATCTATTTGTTAGTATTCTAAGCTTATTGATACAATATTACAGTTGCTTAATACAGTgccaaaatactttttaaggTACCAgcactattaaaaatacattaaaatctTTGAGTCATTACTAGAAAATTACTTGTACAGAACTGCCCTTAATACCGATAACcctgtatatttaaaaaacaatgaagaGGCAGAAATAATGGCATGAAACTCAAAAGAATGATTTACACAGGGCAGCAGGAAAATACACACAACTACTACATATCAGCACATCTACTGCTTAGGATATCTGTCTCTAAGGAAGTGGTGAAGTCCTCATCAgtctggaaatattttcaagttgtGCCAACTTGGAAACATAAACAGATATAGGAAATGCTTTAGGGAACACTCCTGACTAGGGAATGCTCCAGTACTCCACACATGAATACACAATTGAACAAATCCTCTCTGGTTGCCGTCAATGTCAATCTTTAAAATCTAAATGCAGCTCAGGTAGCAAACTGGTCAAACAGCACACCCCACTGACTTCCAACAACACTGCAACAGCAATTAACCCGTATGCTTAAGACAACTAGACTCACTCCCTGAAGGTCTtgcacaaaatggaaaattgcGCTGGCTGGAGAAGTCAAGGAACCTCCTCTGGGGAATGAAAGGTATGGAGTACCTGAAGGAGGCTCACACAGCTCATTTGACTACAGGTTGTAGCCAGAACGTTACAGTCTAAACCAAAATATGGGATGTATGTATCTGCCATGAAGAACATAATAACCACAGTAATACCTTCATCATCATTCACAGCAGCAGTACTAGTGTCAAACAGCTATTAGGGAAGAATGCTCCGATCATGTATCCTTACAAAGTCACATTCAGAATTCCTTGCTGGCTTGTCCTAAAACACGAATAACGACTGCAAATTTGGCTCTTACCGTTAGCATGGAGGCACCACCGTGCTGATACACAACTGAAAGATACTCAATTAGCAAAGAGCTGTTAAACCTGGTGTCATTTTTGGACTGATGGCATAGGCCTCTCCCATGACCTTCCCTAAAGCGTGCAGGTACATACCAGGACCACCAGCTAATGCTGCAGCTACGCAAAACACTTGTGCTGATAGGGGTCTCACCTGAGGAGGAGGCAAGTGGTGCAGGATGTCCACTGAGCAGGCTGGAGTAGTTCCCAGCTGTAGTGTCTACATCTAGCATGGCAGGCTGGTCATGAGCAATGTCAGGCAACGGAGGCATGGGCAGAAGAGGTGCCCTGGAGGTATACATAAAGGGTATGAGCATGGACCAGAGGACAAGACGTTACAATAAAGTATATACATTCTTCTAACTACCCTAGAATGAGCAAATCCTAGAACACTAGCAGGTGGAAAGGAAAAGTGTCGGCCAACTTATGAGTgcaaggagaaacagcacaagGGACACCGTACAGTCTTTGGGGAAGTAACCCCAGGTCACTAGTGCGGGAaggacaggcagcagggacagtgCAATGAGATCATTCAGGCAGTCTCCAAACTTCCACTTGATTGCaatcttttcattcttttttcctcacaggAAGACTCTTGCTCCAGATTGCCAGAAATACCTCCTTGTGGAggccttccttccctccctctccctggaAAGACCATCTATCCTCTCACATACCCGCTTCCCACACCCTCCAATGAATGTCCCCTGCAGACCTATGAAAGGTGCTAGCTTGTATTTCTTCAATGAAGCTCACGACTTTGTAAGATTAATCTAAACTAAGCAAGCAGCGTTTCCATTGCCAAGTGAAAATccatggaaatggaaaatgatgGTGGGAGAAGGACTGGAATAGAATTCCCAAGTGCACATAAAGTGCCTGGCCAACACATTCACAGAAACTAGAAATGAATGGGTGATTCCACACACCTTTCTATCTCATCTCTTGCTTTCTCTACACAGCCAGAGCGatttcaagttttatttcaaaacagtgcTATACAGGTCAAGCAAAAACCCTTTTAAGAGGGTCCACTACGTTTTGCCCAGAAATCCAACAGGCTACCAATGTTCAAATCAGTGGTCAGCTCTCCATAGCTTAAACATAAAGAGGAAatgacaaaggaaaatgtttaattcATCGACATCTATTGtggagaaatgagaaaacagagtAAGTCCCTCACCCACAACCATCTGACCCAAAGGTGACTGAGAGAGTTGATGAtgttgggtattttttgttgcctttcaCACTCAACTTCACAGATTTCCGCCACTTTGCCCTGCGATTCTGAAACCAGACCTGATAAATGAGAGAAAGGATGCATTCAGAAAGGAAGCCATCTACATACGGGGACACAGGCAACAAATCAGCAATGACTCCCTCCACATATCACCAGGCGAAgccagaaacatttctttcagagAATCTGCAAGATTAATTGCAAACAGAGACAAGATACCAGCAGAAAGATAACCCCAAACACGTTTCCTTTGTTAGCCATGATCTTCCAGATAAAAGAGATTAACTTCAGCCTCCTTAGCCTCTATTGCCTACCCATTACGTGTCTCCTCTTAGGAAACGGAAAGAGATGGAGCACACAACCACAGACTCCACTGACATTTTGAGTGGGGTAGCTGGTTGTGCCATGTCTATCCCTGTAagctctcttccttctcttgtcACCAGTGGCAGGTACAGTCTCTTTCCTGTTACTCATGagctcctctttccttcctacTCAAGCTCTTCCTCCCTGTTCCAGTCcctctctttattttctctctccattttcTGCACAGAACCCATTGTCAGCACTGTTACCTACACAGGCATTACCATGATACGTTGCGGTGTTACACCAACCACAGCCGCGATCTCCCTCCTCTTCTCGTTGTCGGGATAGTGGTCTTCCTGGAACATCTTCTCCAACTCTTCTAGCTGCTCTAGAAATGATGCATTGttcaaagagagagagaggtgggGAGCGCGTggtaagaaaacagaacaaagcaaaaaccaaacaaaagaaacgAGACAGGCAAAACAGAACATCTTTTACTGTACTTAGAAATAcatgaacaacagaaaagttatttttttttaaagccacaaaaataataaaaaaaatcttcttccACAGTAAAACAAAGAGCATTGCTAGTGATGCTTCAAACATAAGGCATCCAGCAACctttattttaagaagtgttCACACATCTAACAGCATAGAATGCACTGCAATACCAGTTAGAGCAGTTCAGCTGTTCACCTGCTGTGCCTTCAGTATGGTGAAGGAAACATCAGCACCATTGGCACTACAAGTGTCACTGTGTGCCAGTGGGTTTCCCAGTATCTACCTGCGCTATATAAGGTGCGTGGCTTCTTCCTGACCGGTGGCAGAATTCCTGGATTCTCAAATaactctttctttcctttggtcCCATCATGGCTACTTCCACATGCCAGAGCTGAAGACACCTTGTAGGACTGCTGAGTTGCAGGGTTGGCTGAAGCACATCTGGATGATTGGCGAGTAGCTGGGCTGCTCACACGCTGCCTGCAGAGGTCTCCAGGCATTCCACTAGATGCTTTCTCAGCCCACATTCCACTTCCgtcattactttttttcttctttgcctccTTTTCAATCCCATCCGAGTAACAGCTCTCACACTGCTCACGTGCCGCTGACTGACCTGTGGGCTCCGGTACAAATCCAACCACAGGAAGTGGGGACACAGCCTTCATGTCACTGAGGGAATTTGACAGCCGCCCACACACAGAGGCAAGATCAAGCTGGCTGTCAAGTGCCACCGAGTCTTGGGGAGTTGACCCAGTTGCCTGCAGGGTGCAGTATCTTCCATCTTCCACCACCTTCTTTACAGATCTGATCCTATCTTCTGTTCCCAAGGTATGCTCAACTCCCTCCTTTACAGTTGTGCTTTGGAATGCAGATGGTACAGGGAGCAGTGTGCTTTGTCCAGCGGCAGCATCAGCTTCTACCACAAACTGCTCAGTTTTCAGTGATGTTTCCTCCTTCCCGTCCTTGCACTctacaaggaaaaaatgaaaaacaccaCACCTTCACCCCACATGCACATTGTCTAAGCAGATGTGCCTGGATGGCCTGAGAAAAGGGGTGTGTCTGGATAAACAGTTTCAATTATGTGAGAAGGAAAACACTACACAATAAAACCCAACAGTGAAAAGAACAAGAGAGTTCAAAATTAAGACTGTTACCAGGACATAGTGCTGCTAGGAAAGCAACAGGGAATGTGATATGGAGATATTCAAATATCTGAGATGAGAAAAGCTTCATTTTGAGAGTGAAGATGCCTGCAACAACAACCAACTGTAAACTACAGGAAGAGTTAATTCCAGACATGAGTATAAAGGGAAGGCTGCATGGCAGAACAGCACTGGGGATAACAAAGGTCTTTGGAATAAGGAACAGAACAAATGACTGACTTATCAAGACATTAAGCGTCACCTTAGTAAAatgatcaaaagaaaaatacaagcaaaattCAGGTCTACTCTGTCAGCAGTGATTATTTGATGAAATAGATCACTTCTATAGGTTTCTGTTTCTATCATACTAAAGTTgaccaagcaaaaaaaaacaattaactGTATAAACTTTTAGTTAAACTGTCATACATTAGTTTTCTGCGGCTTCAGCCGCAACACTTATGATTTACAGACTTACAAGACAGGGAATGAAATAGCTGGCTGAGGACAAAAATAGGTGGAGAGGTCTGACCAAGTTTAACAAAAAGCACAAAGTGCATTAAGAGACACTGAATAGTATAAGACAGCTCAGAAAGAAcacaacaagaaaaacaactaaGATAAGCAACAATAATAAAGCTGCATTATACTTTCCCAGCTGGCACATAcatttccaaaagaagaaaacccaccGATTGTCTCAGAATGTCTGAGTCTGTGTGATTTctgctacattaaaaaaaaaaaatacacacaaaaaaggatAGAAAGTAGAGTAACAGAACCAAAACCATGTATCTACCTCTGTCTGAAAAGAGGTAAGTTTGAACAGACTGTTGGCAGCATTTCAGTTCTATGTGCCTACAGAGAAATGtgtctgtttaattttttgggaaaaagattgaaaataatttcatttcattctgtcctactttttaaatatatattagcACAATACCAAAATAAAGGACTTGCTTTCTCTCCCAGTGTTTCTCCTCAAACATTAGTTAATCGAGAAGGAAGCCCACACTGCCAGTCAGATGGAGGAGTTGATGGACGTACGAGGGGACGCCAGGCTGCTTCCAAGAGCTTCCAATTTGCTTTTTACACAATAAAGAGAACTGAATTAGCTGCAGGGGGAAGAGACGGAAGCAGGAAACTACGCAACTATAATAATTTGATCTTGTTAAACATCAACAGCTTCCACTGCTGTTAAATGAGATGAAATAACCAGATGGGGAGGGTCAAGAACTGAGCAAGGCAGAAGCTGGCTAGGTTCTATATAATTCCTTTTTCCACCATCCTCCTCACTGCCTCCGAGCTTGTCTCGCTCATTATGTGAAAAATCCAACATTTTCACTTGTCATTCATTTTGTCACCCAACACCTGCCTCAAATCAGGAATAGCATTTTCATCTTAATGCTTTGATTTGAGAAGgctttttagttatttttttgcaaacactAGTAAGTGTTTATATCACAAACCGTGTATGTACCTTGTATCTGCGGCAGAGAGACTAACAACTGGGAGTTTTATATCACCTACAGCAATATTCTTCCcgagagaaaataaattcctgtcTCTAGTTCTAAAACACTGAGCGAAGGCCTGACAGCAACATAGGATTGCCAAAGAAATtacctgaaatgaaaataaagtttggAGAGAAAGACAGACCTTCAGGGTAACAAATGGGGAGTTATCAAACCACTTCT includes:
- the NOBOX gene encoding homeobox protein NOBOX → MDGAGAEEERAPERLECKDGKEETSLKTEQFVVEADAAAGQSTLLPVPSAFQSTTVKEGVEHTLGTEDRIRSVKKVVEDGRYCTLQATGSTPQDSVALDSQLDLASVCGRLSNSLSDMKAVSPLPVVGFVPEPTGQSAAREQCESCYSDGIEKEAKKKKSNDGSGMWAEKASSGMPGDLCRQRVSSPATRQSSRCASANPATQQSYKVSSALACGSSHDGTKGKKELFENPGILPPVRKKPRTLYSAEQLEELEKMFQEDHYPDNEKRREIAAVVGVTPQRIMVWFQNRRAKWRKSVKLSVKGNKKYPTSSTLSVTFGSDGCGAPLLPMPPLPDIAHDQPAMLDVDTTAGNYSSLLSGHPAPLASSSVSSVAGMVASCEAAQTKVLQQLNLNSSRTECSLSLPSPPPIRRASLPRSLSFDPHSHIAPLMLDTPSSECGLSSQENGSGQAFNYSIQNQGLSSPVPCNYPEQLESGGDLETTYCQYCSQGGIYQLPPYPEQHQLSQFHHLPGHLASSVPSGVHLAPTMLPESHRDFLALPGDSGVVTSGVAGATQGYIQNHMEGQLLLQEPNENSAGIAAYEAVPWSDFCMQGAPFSNQLHSRMQFSSTAGGQYFTEQISYTQPPCLPSSPCFLRVPNGTALGSMPHTGKQKGVTPPGQSSYQNHQTEPELTSLVEREEAESSSKKGETIAEIKEETNG